The DNA sequence GAAAAGATTATCAGTTTTACAAATTGATACTTACATGTCATACTGTGTATCTGCAAAAAATCTCTATATTACAATGCACCTAATATAACGTAAGgcagatatttttttgtttaatattataTAACCATTTTTGTTTGATGAACGTCacttttcttttgatttatttttctttttttctgatttttcttttttctacaaATAAAGTCAGGAATTCTTAACATGAGTAGATGATTCTACAGTAAAGACTAGTCTTACAAGAGTTAAAAGCtacaaagtgaaaagaaatataCTTTGATACACCCACTGCATGTTCTTAAATCAAATTTACTACCTGTCTGTTTCTCAACTGAGCTGCAAGACACCCATagaaaagtaattaaaagaATAAATCACAGTGAAAAGTCTCCAGCAAAGCTATCAAACCTTAATTTATATGAAACAGAACACAAGGTAGAGAGGTATCACATTGAGATTTTGCTATTAAGTTGATGTATATTGTAGTGTATATTGTACAATTCAAAAACGAGAGCACTGTGCAGCATGATTTGGGGTACATCACTACAAAATACTATGTTTTTCGCCAGAATACATCTGTTTTCTAGTGCCAGAATAACGTGAAGCACAGAAAGCAATCACGGTCAATTTACCTTCCGCTATTCATGTGCTGTAAACCAGCACATCACATTAGTGCAAATTGTGCTGTTTCCCAGTCTGAAGGTCAGGCTCTGTGGAATTTATGAGCAAAATAACACAGAAACTCAAACAGCTCGCTACACCACACCAGGCAACCAACCGTGTGACTCCTTCAAAAAACTGCTGTATTCATCCCATATACATCTCTATCCTAAACCATAACTGATGGCTTTGCAGCAGAATCCTTGGGTGTTCTCAAGTTTTGCTGGTATTTATTTGCGCATTTGCTGTTCAAATGGAGAGATTGTGTGCGCATGGCTAGGAATTCAAAAGTAAACCTTTATAATGCATGGAATTTATTGACCATAGGGGTGATAAAGCTGTATATCTGAGACATGACCCTGTTTTGTGAGAACTACTGCTATAGCAAAATGTATATCTCCCTCAGCTTTTGGAAACTTTGATGAAATTGTCATTTTGAGAATATTAGGTATTTTCCTacgtaatataataatattataatataataatatatttcctACTACTATAAAGTGAATCCACAGGATTGTAACAATGCTCTGAAATGgttatttctgtctttatgtTAGAATTGAACTTATTTACTTATTAATTTGTCAACTGATCCACCAGATCATTTGACCAGCTACCTCAAAAGATCCTCAGCTCACATATTGCGGTCCAGCAGCACAAGAATTAAGACAACTCAGTGGCTTAAAGTGATCCAACATCTGGAACTTTAAATCtaacaattactgtatgtgtccctTTTGCAAAAGTGCCAGTCAGGGTTAAACTCGTGGCTCCTGATAAGACTCCCTTGATAAATTTAAAGTTGTCAAATGACCTGAAAAATGATTCCTATTCTACATTCTACAGAATGTCACTTGGAAAAACTGCCTTGACTAGACATATTTTCAAGTGCTGCTTCTGCTTTACTGAGAAAGGAACCTTATAAATCACCCAAGAGAAGTGTGGAATCAGCGGTTTTGCTCTGAACACTCAGGCATTGCCATATTTTACAATTCTAAAATCAGAAAGGTGTGAAGACGTCTACTGATAGATTGCTCAGCTTGTCATTTCAAACTGGTAGAGGGAAGTAAGCTGGGGCTTTGAGATGTAAGAGATGGTAATATTGCATGGgtagcttttatttttaataaacctGTTCTCCCTTCATTGCTTTAACAGACCACTTCTGGGGTCCACCTTTCTTAATGAATTATCTACATCCTGATTCAAAAATATACTGTTTTTTCCATCATCATTCAAGCAGGTTCAGTCACTGCAGGAAAAGAAAGGACCTACTACAGAATGCTTTTAGTGTTACAATGGTATTTGGACACACCCTCAAAGTACATTAAGACACAGAAAACAGAGCATGTTTCTTTGACCTAAAAATAGCCACATTCAACAGCCACATGCTATTGATAGATAACTAAATTATGCAAGTAGCTGTGCATGCCAACACCAGCCAAGCAGGAATTTACTTTGAATAATATGTAGTTTTTAGCTTTGGttagtttaaaaaacacaaattaatccACACAAGAATGTAATATCTAGTATAAGAGAGATCACAGAATTAATAGAATTGTGCACATCacaatatcagaaaaaaaagagatgataTTAATATTTGCTCCCTTGAAATGGAATGTAGTATTATACTGTTAATCCACATTTCTGGTACTATAATAGTGTAATAATTTTGTAGCAGAGTAATAAgacataatattaaaaatagacAAATATTTCAAACTAGTGTAGAAGTGCATACTGTACTACAATCAcattaagaaattaatatttgaCTGGCTTTATCTTGGAGGTGATGTAGTGTTATTTCTACAACATTTTTGTAACAGTTAACATTTTGGTGACCAGCTGAAAACTTTGTAATGTAAAACATCTTGATGTAAACTCTGATGGAGCTCTCCCATTACAGTGACCACAGGCAAAATAAACACTacctacatatacagtatgtagcactGTTTACGTCATGTTTACgtcaaagaaaaacacaagtcCACACAAAACCTTCAAAAGGGACTTAATACACCTACAATGGAATGTATTGAGTCTGCTtcatcttcattttatcatgtaTTACTTTCAATAAAAATGACCCTAGAATCTCAGCAGGAAACAGGTTTtgataatggcatgtttaaGCCTAGAGGATTAAGACAGCCAAAAACAGGGACTGAATACAGGGACTGGCACTCAATATAACTATAGTTTTATACAGGGTTAGTTTTATAACACCCGTAAAACAGtataaaactgtaaaactaTAGTATTATACTGTTGTTTGTGAAAGCTGTAATACCAATACCAAAAACATCAAAGTTTTGTGAAGACTTTCACTCTGGCATTATTCATTGAGAACTTTGTGCATGTATGGTTAGCTGTCATGTCACCTTGAAAGCAAATCTCAGAAGTTAAGCAAGGTTGGGTCTGGTCAGAGTTTAGAAGAGAGacctatgaaaaaaaaaacatttatgggTGTGTCCTTGAGGTAAACTGTAAATCGTAACAAATTCATAAGCATACTGACAGTTAAGAGAGGTTATCAATGAGATGAGACATTAACACTCTTTATTGAGTATCAGCACAAATCCTGCTGTCAGCTCGTCAAACAAATTCTGCCTTAATTCCTCCTAAAATGGTTTAAAACGCCATACCTCACCTTCCCTAGTTCTCTACGTCCTTCCTATGGTCTTAAAACATTATTGCGCTATCTTCGGGACCTTAGAGCACACTTTAGAGAAGTTATCACAGAGTGCGTTGATGAAGTACTTTACCTGATGCTTCAGCTTTGGCTTCGGCACTGGAGACATGAGATACGCTTTGCTGCTGGCTGGAGCTGACCTCTGGCTCCGCGTTAATGGTAGCAGGAGAGGCAGCCATGTCGCTGGGGGGAACAGACTTAGCGGCGGGTTTCACATGGTCTTCATTGGGAAGAGGCTGCGAGTGCTCATCCTGGCCTGGAAACTGCAGGGCAGACAAGGGAATGTTGATGTGCTGGCTGGCACCAGATGTACTGACAGGACCCTGGAGGGCGACGGGCTGGTGGGGTGGGTGCACGTTCATCACCAGCTTGCCGTGCCCAGCTGAAGGAGGGGCACACAACTGCTGCTGCTTGGCAACAGCTGCCCGGGAAGTGCTGTTGTTTGGGGGAGATCCCACTGGATTCCCATCCACAGGGATGGAGGAAGATGTCAGGAGAGCAGGCTTTAGAGGCACAACAAGTGAAGGCAAAGTACCAGAAGGATGATCTTGGGATTTCTGCTTCGTGGACTGGGTGAGTGACAAAGCAGGGCCATCAATACCTCCTGTAAGTTCAGCATTGGCTACAATATAATAGTCCTCAGGCATCTCCTGCTTGATTTTCTTTACTGTCATGTCACCAACTCTGTCTTCTGAGCTCTGGCAAGAAGAAGACAGCTGGGTAGGCAGCAGGCCTGGATTGAGTCTCTTTCTAATGGCTGTTTGAAGCCTTTGTGAATGAGGTTCAAAGATGCTGTCTTCGTCCGTGACAGAGGATTCACACACGATATCAAACAGGGCACTGTCCCCTTCGTACTCCTCGACATTGTCGTCCGCTTCTGAGGGCTCGCTACAGTAGGAGAAGTCGCAGGAGTCCCGTGTCTGGACTGAGTCCGCCTTGCCTTTGGCTTGTCTCCCCAGGAACCTCTGTTCGGGGCTGTGCTGTGTCTCGGAGCTGGTCCCCAGGAGGCCGGGACTACCTGAGCCGAAGTTGCGGTTGTCTGGGCAACACGCACGCTCCTGGGACCCGGCCCGGCAGGTCGATGTCAGCGGCCAGTGGTAAGCGTGACCAGCACTGCAGCCCCACATGGCCGTCAGGTTGCCATGGGAGCCCTCGGAGAGCAGGTGCTTCAGGCTGGGGATGAGGTTACAGATGGTGCCATGGCTGTGGGCCCAGCTCACCAGTTTGGAGAGGTTCTCAGAAGATGTGTGCAAGCAGTCCTCCATGCTGTCTGGACTCACTTACCTGACAAAGAAAGAGGAAGAACAAAGGTTTATTACATCCCCACAAAACTCTCCAGCTGCAATATAATGTCTatgctataaaataaaacaaaggtatTTAAAACCATACACAAATAAACCATACTAGACATGGATACTATGTTTTCCGGTATTTGCCAAAATAATGGAATATGCAGTTTGACTTAGGCTCCAAATACCTTATTCCAAAATAAGACAAATGCATGACACCTCTCCTATTTGTGAACAATTTCTGTGGCTGTCACAGCAGGTGTAAGAACAGCTTCAGTGGCAGCTCATTACTAAGATGAGCTTTGCATTGACATCTTATTAAATTGGGTTTACAGTGTTGTACATCAAGATGTGGAATGCTCAGAAATTGCAAATGAGATCTGAATCTAGGTCAAGTATGGTGTTATCTGGGTTCTTGTTAGTTGGTATGGTTAGGAGTGGAAATTGTTTCATACATCATTTTCAGACTTGTTTTTGCTCCAAGGTGATCTGATCAcgccattaataataatattttaattttactattttttaaataaatgtcctATCTGCAATGTGTGCTtttattctaaattattttagtgtaaaactaaatgaaatgcaatgcaccataaataaacaaatattaactGAAGGTGCCCACAAAGCCGATACACACCACAAAATGACTAATCAAATTTCGAAAATGGGCTTTTCAAAtgttgaagaaaaataaaacagggttAAACCATTGTTTCCAATGAGGAAAACAGCAATTGAACCTTTGAAAAAACAATGATCtactaaaaaaacagtaacagtacaataatacaaacaatgttgattttttttaaataaaaggattCTACACCAACTGCAAATTCCGTGTATGCTTTAAGTGTAAAATTGCAGGTGACATCCTGTATTTCTGTATGTCTGTGGCACAGAATCCATTTTAGACAATGCCAATTCTCCACtctaaatgattaaaatagtCAATGATACTACATGTATTGCAAAAACCATGAAAGTAGTCAATTTTTGTCAATTCAATAAACCACAAATATCAGAGTAAAGTACATGAAGTATGATATGCATCAGatataaagtactgtaaataaagagcaggaaaacaatgaaatacaggaaattaattttataaacaGAAGAAATACAAACAAAGAATGACACATTTGAGTTCTTTTTTCTACAACCCCAGTGGAGTCTTACAGCACAGACTTCCCTTATTGCACATAAGacaatgtgtactgtacatggtgtaTTTTGGCATTCATTGGTGATTTCATGTAcgttttctttccatttcttcTTGACTTCAGAGCTTGCTGACCTCAGAATTATGACACCAGCCCTTCTTCAACTGGGAAACTGTGCTTCTGTCAGGCTGGTTGTAAAGGTGAACTTACATATTGTGCGACTGGCTTCTTCTATTTCTTTTCTCATTCTAGATGAATATCCCAGTGACAAGAGCTACTTCAGCTAGCCATGCATAATGACCTAATGCAGCAGTGCAGGATGAAGGTGTCggtgaaataaaaattaaatcagaaGACGAGAAGGATCATCTATAATTGTGCACatgtacaatgtacagtatagatattGTCatgatcgtcatccctcctcttaagggcgcacccgtccaggagagacccaacagcacaggcttcatcacggcgtcctgaccatctgagtccggggcacagagcgcctggcctcgttatcCTGGTTTTTATTCCATGTTCCTGTTCAGAATCCCATTCCGGATTTTAACTGTGCTTGtttcgtcttggatggatcccAATCCACTGGTTTTGAATTCCCCAGACCGGCTTCTGTTACAGATATGGCCCAGAGTGCACTAAAACCAGGATGATGCCTGCATAGAATCAGCTTTGACATTAAACGCCATACAATATAAACTAAACAGTTACCCAAAAAACTCTTATGTCGCGAGAATTAATGTGTTTGAAAACGTTTATTGGGATTCAGGCATGGGAAAACTTCGCTTAACTTGTCTGACTTAGGTCCAACCCCCCTAGATGTAGGATAAGGGGGCTCAGACCCCCATTCTGAATGAAGAGTTACCCAAGGGGTAATTGTAAAGGCAAAAAAGGCAAATGTAAGACTAAGAGAAAGAGAGGTTTATGGTATAACCAGTTTCAGTAAATGACATCTGGGATGATTGCAAGTTAGGGCAGCTGAAATGAAAGAGAACTTGGTTGCTCTCACACTCTCAAACTTTCATTTCAAACTCCATAtagagcagaaataaaaaataaaaaaatcatattatttCTTAGCTTATTTTAAGGAAGCCGCACAATGTATACACAATGTTTGCAGGTCCATACAGTGTTTTTACAGAATATACACACAGACCCTCATCAGACCTCATTGTCCCATATCTTATGTCCTGTGTTTCATGAAGAAACACTGTAAAGCCTCTATACTATGAAGAAAATACTATTAGAGCAGGACACATTATCCATGATTAGGTCTTGACATTTATTACATGGGCACAGACCactacattatactgtatactggaaCAAATATGATGTTACTGAGATGTTTTATCTCTGACATTtgaacagtattttaaatatttcacattcCTCATAAATTTCAATGAATGCATTTTCAATGTAAATGACATTCATACTTGCTACATAACATATAACAACAAAATAGACTCAATAAACTTGAATAGTCTGAATGAGTTCGTTGATCTTTTCTTGTTGTGGAATCTGAATttaggaaataataataaaccacatactgtagtttgttcaaATCACATATCAGACTCATGCAGTTGTGACTTATCatgtttgaaaatgaataaCTTTGACTTATTATTGGCAACCAGAATATTTAAATTCAGAAAAGGGTATCCATATCTATTCAAGTCAGCTGGAGTGTAAAAACAAGTGTtcatgaacaaaaaaataatgactTTCAAACAGAAATGTTCTACTTCTAGAAATACTACACCAATTTCTCTTTTCAACTGACTGATAACAATTGCATTTCCGAAATACTTAATTGGATTCATATGTCTTCCCCAATCTGCCCTTCCTCccacaaaaacaatattatgaGCAGCAAGTAAAAACACTTGTAACACTATTGTTCATTCAAAAAACAACGTTATATCTCCCAAGGTGActacaaattaagcacaaactgCAGATAAACAGCTGCTTCTATGGAAAAATAATGAGACTTTAATCAGagatactgtgctgtactggtACTATCAAGCATCCTAATATTACATATAATAAACAGAACCAGTACACCAAAAACTGCACATAAAGCCTTCTGAATTTAGATTATCCTGTACTCTcactatttaattaaattaactgtTTACATATCTGAACCTTACCTATTTTTACAGTTCTAAAGCAGCTCTAAAACTGCAACCCCCAGATAATTCCATTTATCATTTCACTTCTGTAAAAGCAAGGTCATTCGGTGTCAAAATGTTCTAGGTTTTTACTGTTTATCATGAAATGTTTGATATGATATGAGGTCCAAAAACAACTGGAATACCcagtaaaagacaaaaaaagaaaagttgagGTGCTCATAAAGGGAGAggattttatacagtatctgattcTGAAGACAATGCAGAAAGTTTAAGCCAGTCCAATAACAATGTCCTTGTTTTTTAGACTAGGGTTTTGCAGCATGGATCCAATCCCACAGCAGAGATCTGGAAAACACGTTCATGTGCACTGTCAAAGCAAAGAACtagttcatccatccatttcctattCGCTCTGTCCAACAAAGGGTCGCAGGAGAGTTGAAACCTGGCAGCCAACGGGCATAAAGTTGGGTACACCAAAGAAATAATCTACACAagagccaattaatctacctgtacatcttcggactgtgggagtaaaccagagcactcagaggaaacactatataaacacacagagaatatacaaactccaaccatatatactgtaacccCATGAATTGAACCTAAGGCCCCAGCACTATttggcagcagtgctaacaactgtgccactgAACTAGATGTAATGAGACAAAGTGAAGATTCCCCAGAGCTGAACATAAAGACCTCTGATTTGGCCTCACCAGTATGGAACAGACACCTTTTGTAATCAAGAGGGATCTGATGCAACGCATTAACAGTTAAGTCAGCAtgttaaaattacaaaaaagatcACACTTCACATTATCAATATGCAATAAAGCAGATGTAAATAATGAATCTCAAAAAGTAAATTAAGCTTTTTCTTATCATTCCTATCAGAAACGTGCTTGAAAATAAAGATATTCAAATATATTGTGGACTCATGAACATGTTTGTAgctatgtgaaaataaaatatgcctTTTTATTATGGaatgcattttgaaaataaatatctagaaaaaaaatgtcagacatctagctgaatGTGCACTAAATTTACATGCTACACAGGCAAACAAGACCTGGTGTAATTTCAGAGAATATCAGTCTTTTCCAAGTTAATTACACAAACTATATTATTGGAACTATTAAATTATGCTTTTGCATGCATCTTTGTTATTAGAAATCAATGaggcaaattaaaatatattacagaCAACAGTGGAACGCCAAGTAATTACTATTCAGGGATATGAACATGCCatgttcattaatttattaagaaaatgtattttcttagtAAAGACATGCCAGCAAGAACTCACCTACATTCAATTATAACAGAAGCACCTTTGAATTGTCAGAGagattttaatcaaaaatacATCTTAGATCCTATGGAGCATCctcaatgaaaacaaaaggcaGAAGACATTACAGTAATACTGAAAAATCAAGCTGActactcatatactgtatgttcagcaTTAGTTTGTTCTGTTGTTCATATGttattaacattttacaaattacaACGTCATACTACTTTATTTCAATACATTAAAGTTTTGAACtggttatttttttgtgttaacTTCACTTGAGTAATTGCTAACATAAAAACGGTCCACAGTCTGTCAAATTTTTACAGGCTTACAGTCATTACAAAAAATAGTGCAGGAGTACAAATCCTTCAAATAATACAGCACAAGACTATTATTTACTGAACATGTGATATTTTGTTCATcactttttaatgcatttttcacTATGCCCTATGATAAACATCACCAAATCCCAGACCATTAAatcttaatgtatttttttctggtaaATCTGGTCAAAATCTAACATAAGAAACGAGCATCTTTTCTGTTTCACTGAGCTGGATAAAATTAACACCACATTTTCCCAGTGCTATAACAGCAAAAGAACAGTGCAGAAATAGCATATCGTAAGCTCGCAAAGCTTAACTATGGGAAGACTGGAACTGGGTTTTCTGAAAATTACTCCAAAGCAGAATGACATATAAAGTGCTAAGACACTACTGATGAAAATGGAGCAAAGAATGGTAGGATGGCTCAAGGAACAGCCAAGATCAACTTGGCATTAAAGAGACTATAACTATCTGCGAGTTAAACTTAGAGGAAGAGAA is a window from the Lepisosteus oculatus isolate fLepOcu1 chromosome 3, fLepOcu1.hap2, whole genome shotgun sequence genome containing:
- the LOC102687127 gene encoding uncharacterized protein KIAA1958, whose amino-acid sequence is MEDCLHTSSENLSKLVSWAHSHGTICNLIPSLKHLLSEGSHGNLTAMWGCSAGHAYHWPLTSTCRAGSQERACCPDNRNFGSGSPGLLGTSSETQHSPEQRFLGRQAKGKADSVQTRDSCDFSYCSEPSEADDNVEEYEGDSALFDIVCESSVTDEDSIFEPHSQRLQTAIRKRLNPGLLPTQLSSSCQSSEDRVGDMTVKKIKQEMPEDYYIVANAELTGGIDGPALSLTQSTKQKSQDHPSGTLPSLVVPLKPALLTSSSIPVDGNPVGSPPNNSTSRAAVAKQQQLCAPPSAGHGKLVMNVHPPHQPVALQGPVSTSGASQHINIPLSALQFPGQDEHSQPLPNEDHVKPAAKSVPPSDMAASPATINAEPEVSSSQQQSVSHVSSAEAKAEASELDEKQAEANREQNEKTIRSTQTALRNFREFLISKYPSETREIYVIPCNELDSYLASFFVDARQKDGSEYEPNSLANYQCGLERYLKEHRYGYSITRDKEFRRSQEALKQKQLELKFKGKGNKPHKSMKLTFADELILRKRGLLSRFNPEGLLNLVWLNNTKAFGHCTGFHGSTLRWGDIRLRSTETGLECLEWTYQESSDANAKTKRAGTECRIYATPHAPQTCPVQDYKEYAQRRPPAMRYEDAPFYLSIKPVVNLAALHWYNCQALGKNKLAKMVKTMCEKGNIPGRKTNFSVYQSCSTLSEAQSNQLVLICNNLSQQASQSMTTTSSGTNFVIAGSFDSSSDTT